Within Topomyia yanbarensis strain Yona2022 chromosome 2, ASM3024719v1, whole genome shotgun sequence, the genomic segment AAATTAAGGGAAAATTTGAATTGAAGTTCCAACCATACACGGTATGCTCCGTAATTATTCAGCTCTTACAATCATGGTCATTTGTAATCATCAACCGTTTATTAGTATATGGCATGTCGATTTACCCTCTTCCTAAAGTCGATTGTGGCTAGATTATTATGAAGACCAAAATACGTTTCACAAGATTACAGAAATAGCTCAATTGGTAAAAGCGGCAGTACCACCACCATAAGATGTCAACAACCGAACATGGAGGACGGCATGCAATCAAATCACAGATTACCATAAATCGAtagaataaaaaaagttattcgaactgatgaggggggagggggaggagGCTCTTGGgtgaatcagaaaaaaaaaacatttataaagTTCTTTTTACATCAGCCGCATTTGATAGTGTCGATAAAGTAGTTTATTATACACACTCATAACATTTTGCCCATCACATAGTGTCActcgaaaactataactatacTATTCGAGAAATGGTTATCTGTGGTTACAATACACCAAATGATCGAAACGATTTGTGGTATGGTACCATGTTCGTTTTGCGTCACGATTTGtcatattgtaaaaaaacattaaatgaatTGTGTGTAGTGTAAGATTATACTAATCGCACAGCATGGTGAAGAAATGTTTATGGTAGAATGTTTATAAACTGTAACTGTAACATTATAATGTACCTTGTTAACATAATTATATCCAATAACAATGTAGTACCGCAAAAATGGATTATAAGATCACCATTCCCCTTATAATATGCcctaaaatttgtttgaaggaATTGGAATTTTTGAATGGTAACGTTACTTAATGACCTATTCGGCAAATGGTACAAGTGGCGCTGACCATAAGTGGAATAGTCAATATGATTGCCGGTAGCGTTGGTTTATCGTTTCGCTAATGATAAGAGGAAACTTCAGGGAATGGTTTTTAGTACCAATGGAATGGTCCAAATACCATTGCGGTTATCTTACaggaatggtcaccaaatattcgggaacacagttcggccgtatctgggttgctttttgctgggcaccgtcactcatcactatatcgcacagtaggtataggctattgttatatggactgcttgtgtgataggcaccgattgatttttaggtagaattgactgtttcacttgcgcgggacgattttttgcttctgctcagggcgagatgtgaagacaaactgctGGGACAATGATGTAACACGTCCCTTATGCTGGTTCAGAATGTAGAAACTTTGAGAAGTCGGAATCAAAAATTGAGTCTTACGATCATATCATGCACACGTGTTCTTGAAGAGCATATGGttaatttaataataataattaaagtCTATAATACTTATATCAACATCCTTTTTTATATAGATAAAGAATTAACAAGGTAGAACAGATCGATAGATATTTACttaagtttttctttttttccagaACAAACCCGTTTTCACTTTATACGATGGAATTTTGAACTCCTACGAAACCTACATCGGACGAGTAACGCTGCTGAACAACGACCTCATGTACGGGAAAGCCTCCCTCAATCTAACCTCGATCCGTGAGAGTGACAACGGCTGGTACGAATGCAAAGTGATCTTTCCCAATCGAGTGCCAAACAAGCGTAACAACGGGACCTGGTTCCACATATCTGTGATGGGTGAGTTCCATTATGCTTTTCAGCTGCATATTGACGAAATTTTTCTTTCACATACAGGAGGAACACTACTTAAAATTCCCCCTGTTAATGAGACAGTTTTGGAGGGAGATCCTGCATTCTTCCACTGTATGGCACAGAATCCGGAAACGATGTTTGTCGAGTGGTACAAAGATAACGTGTCTCTGCTTGAGATGTACGACCTGTTACACCGGTCAACGTTTGGCCCGGATGGAAGCCTCACGATCAACCCAACGCAGATGAGTGATTTGGGGTTTTTCAAATGTAGAGTACGAAACACGATGAATGATTCGCAAGATGCGACTGCATTCCTTAATGTGCAGTGTAGGTTGTTGGAGCAAATGATCGGCGGATTTcaccacaaattttaattttttagatAAGGCAAAAGTTGTATATGCTCCTAAAGAGGTTTACCTGCCCTTTGGAGAACCTGCCGTACTGGACTGTCACTTCCGATCGAACCCACCGTTGACAAACCTGCGATGGGAGAAGGACGGGTTCTTGTTCGATCCGTACAACGTGCAGGTAAGCGACGACAGTCCCTGGAACTTTTTCAGATCGAAGAAAAATGCTTTTCAGGGTGTATTCTATAAACGAAATGGAAGTATTTACTTTGAAAAAGTTGATGACTCCCACGCCGGGCGTTACTCTTGCACACCGTACAACGATCTTGGATCGGACGGACCGTCGCCGATCATCAACGTAATCGTTCAAAGACCACCGAACATCATTCTGAGACCGAAGCTGCTGTACGTGACCAAGATCGGTGGAACAGTCGAAATGCAATGTGATGCTAGAGATCGAGATGGATACCACACGCCTCCCATTAATTGGATTAAGGTAAGTTTTCGGTCTAGCTGGTGCCATGATCAATAGGTAGAATCGATTATTCTAGAAAGACGGAAGTCTGTTACCACACGGTCGATACCAGCAGAACGGAGGCAACCTGACTATTGAAGATATCGTAGAATCGGATAGAGGAATCTACGCGTGCCAGGCTACGAACGAAGCTGCAACCGTGTCGGCGGACGCTGAGATTATGATCGAAAATGTTTCGCCCAGGGCACCGTATAATCTGACCGGAAACAGCACCGATACGGCCATTACTCTACGATGGGCTCCGGGATACATACGTCAGTATCTGGAGTATATTATCTGGTACCGGTTAGCGGAAGCTCCCGAGTGGAGAACGTTCAAAGTTAGCAATAAACACATTTTGGAAGCGACGATAACAAACCTACAGCCAGCCAAGGAGTATGAGTTCATGGTACTGTGCCAGGACAACTATGGCGATGGAATGTTCAGCAAAGCGTTCAGATACTTTACGAAACGTAAGTcttttgaaaatgcaaaatccccatattgattttttattccCCACAGCAAAAGAATTCGACCAACCGGAAACGTTCCAGGATACACTGCTGCAATTCAACCAGATTGGATCACCCCTTAATTTGACGGTTGAAAAGCGAAGCAATAACTATCAAGCACGTTGGCAACCGCCAGAGTTGGGTCTGGATCAGCTCCGCTACTACATTCTGCGATGGTGGCTCGAACCGCAGCACAAACTGCACGGAAGTGTTTCGATTCCCGAGGTCAACTACATTCGTGAGTAACTTCCGGTCCTGTTTGAAAAAGTAAGTATTCTACATTATATTTCTGCATTTCAGTTGACGATCTGGATGAGGATGAACTGTACACGTTCCAAGTGTTTGCCGTGTCGACCACAAACTACACCAGCGGAAGCAATGAGGTTGAGGTCTACGTTTATCCATATCGAAGGGTGAAGGTGATCACTATCAGTGGCGTTTTGATTTTGTTGCTCTGCCTAGTGGTGATAAGCACGCTGCTGTACATGAAACGTAACCGAATTAAAAAACTGCGCGAGGCGGAAAATGTTAAGATTTGAGCGCAGCTTTACTAGTGTTGTGGGAGTGTTTCCCGATTCGATTTGGTAATTAGGAATGTGACAATTAACACTGCTGTTCATAGGTTATAGGATTCAACTGTCTGATTACTAAACTAAGTTGCATTGTTTTCTTTGCAATGTGTAAGTTACAACATTAGATGAAAGACACCAACGTACGAAGCGGTATTTATTGATCCGAAatgttttttgaattttctcaTATACAAAGGTCGTTGCTTTACAGAGGCTCGCATGGCCAAatttcttataccattcgactcagttcgtcgagataggaaaaaagtttgtatatttttattgagcattaaaaaacttccaaaaaagccCTGAGAGTgcaggaaaaaatgtacaaaaacctcAACATCTCAGGGCACGaatttgggctgccatcacccgacctgCGAAAAACCACTGtacttgcccagaacctgattcctccccggcactaccttacgacATTACTTCAGGAGGGGTTTCCTATGTACATTGCACCCACTCTAActcaactacttagtagttagttctttAGTAAGGTTACAGCACTACTAGTCGACACATCACCAGTTCTTGACCATCCGCACAGGCTGGCTGGCAGCCGGAAAGCTAGCTATGAGTAGAGATTTTGagctcctcccctacgaagacaatctgggcggcaaacttcagattaACTTATTTACCGAGGCTTTCGGTATGCTTATGTCATTCAGCATCGCAACTCCTTTCTCATTCCATTCAACACCACTTACTCGCTAAGCTCCCGACTTattcgcaaactactcggtctagttcatgacggtggacctagcctactccgacggaaaaTTCCCCagtgagagaagttctcccgaaacctaaccaaccagccaggtatcgaggtcagttcggtgattccggtgaagctgGGCGTCCAGTTCGGTGGTGCCCCGACAACCCGCGGTGGTGTcacgtcgcggtctactcattGTAGtgcccagcggtgaatctagcttacgcaaaCGGAGCGTTATTCGGCGAAGGTagttctcccaataccgattcttCCTTGGTTTTAGCACCATAACTTCTCGAACACTTTGGCTCCCTGTCCGGTGCCATATAGCACCGTAACTCCTTTAGGCCTTTTGGTTCCCATCTTGTTCCACTTcgccgatgagccattcagctcccgacttTACAACAACAAgcttcgcgaactactcggtctagtccccgacgatggatctagcctactctaaTGCAGAATTTCCCGGCGAGAggggttctcccgaaaccgagcggtagatttcccCCGATAccaatgttcgtttccgtgGGCCATGTAGCTCCCCATTTCGCTTCGATTTACTCAATCTAATCCCCGGCGGgagacctagcctactcaacggtcCAAcaagtaggtgctgaggtccgtccagcgattccgggtggagagTAGTTTGCGGtttactggcgccccaacgaacCATTGCTATTTCACGCGGACTACTGGCTTTAATTCCCGGCGGTGgttctagcctactcacgagttatccagtagggtgtcgaggtcggacgggcgattccggtgaagcctgacgtccggttcactggcgccccgacgacccgaacccggtgctacgtcgcgtactacttaACCGGTTCCCCGtggtggacccagtctacaccgtcaGAGAGTTTCCCGACAGCGGAATGTCTCCCGAAACTCTATTAGTGGTTCCACGGCGGTGTTCTAGGCAAATTCTACTTtattggtcccttcgccacatCATCTGCAGCTCGGAGCGTAACCagtctgttgacagcgtcccagatatgctcgtcgtggcacttctcttcgacgatattgtccactgccaCACCAGATATGCCCCTTCGCgcttccggtgtctcttgcacaaAAACTGAtttaaatggaagttcacctctccacgcttcctatgcacccaagcaaaaacatttgggatgagtcggtgcgTCCACCTTcttttctccgcgttgtcccactcttgctgccacttaaccAACGAGTCCTCTCGAACCAGTCTTCTTatattacgtgcatttctcggctggtagcattccacatcCTCAGCCATGCAGCCtcagtgatgcagatgggaattaACCcggctatttatttatttatttatttatttataattaattaatatcaacagacacagtgtggtcctaatgataatttcttaatctatttaaaaagacaaattgtaatctgctacgtggaatgtgaagatcgaactcggatgaaactctgttgaaggtccgctgcaaaccaatgatggcaccttttactccatagttagtccagCGAAGAGGTACTCGgaagaataaattattgcgaagggcgcgagggcgaacgttcatgtttatcgcactgagaagctcggggcagccaattcgatcttgcaaaatatccgaaatcgtcatagcacggaatagatcccgtcgcacttccaatgtatcgagtccaataagcaaaccccggctttcataacttggcagctggtgggggttgctccaaggcaatcgacgaagggcaaaccgaacaaatctgcgctgtactgtctcaattcgatggacaccgttgagataatgagggttccacacaactgaacaatattccagagttgatcgaacgagtgagcagtagagagatttcaagcagtaaatatctgaaaagtgcttagatattctcattatgaaacccaaacagcgtgatgcctttgcgacaatatagctgatatgctgtttaaacgtcagttgttcatcgagaaaaactgcgagatctttgacgcaattcgctctgtcaattgtggattcagctagacagtaatcgaatcgaattggcgtttttttcctcgagaacgtattgACCGTatatttcttggggtttagggtcattcggttgatctcgcaccattccgcaaaggtttccagttggcgttgaaggaaagctgcatcatcagtattccggattctatggtataacttgaggccgtcggcgaaagacaaccgtggttcttctaaacaaaagttaacgtcgttgaaatacagaagcaaaaaaaaattacgcatATTgcctccgacaatatcgttctgtacgcactcgcgaaaCGAAcggccattaggcgaaacgtacTTGTCAACTTCAtctggttccgctttgagttcggCGCAACAGctcaggccggtacgccatacctcagtattgaggacgAGACACCCGCCAaaagaccatactaccgatttcgtgtGCTAGAGTGAGGGATCCAGAACAGAAAAGAAAGCTCTGAATCCCACTCCTCTAAACTCCACAGaggagtccgacatttgcctgattcCCCAGATTCCATTTGATATGACTACTTCGGGGGAGGCGGGCTCTTTGCTTGATTCCAgctctagctggtcgtgctagttCGTTGGTCTCATAACAGCCATATCAATCCTGCACGGCATgtcgatccagcgattccggttggaggatGGTTTCCGGTTCACTGCTGCCAcgacgaccctatactggtggtttgtcgcATTCGGTGgtactcggcgtagtccccgacggtggagttAGCCTACtacggcggagagttccccgataaaagaatgtctcccgcaaccgttgacgAACGCGTTATTTTTActtcgatgcagtccggcagaataccgaggtctgtccagcgattccgggtggaggattgcgtccggtaCATTGGTGTcccgacgattcaagccggcgattcgctacggactacttgGAATAGTCcacgacggtggatctttcctactcctaCGAAGAGTTCCCCGCCAGTAGAAGATCATCCGCAACTGATTCTACCCGGGTAGATGCCAAGGACGGTCCTGTGAAtggagggtgacttccagttcacaggcgccccgacgaccattTTCCGATGCTACTTACtgatctactcgaactagtctACGACGGTGGGCCCAGCCTACTtcg encodes:
- the LOC131681043 gene encoding protein borderless isoform X1, translated to MIGFEPPSTNLGRMLRYALLVVTAFGVTATFGYLEDRPPIYMEAKVGSYVILNCPVDFPKNDPIPYVLHWNKDNKPVFTLYDGILNSYETYIGRVTLLNNDLMYGKASLNLTSIRESDNGWYECKVIFPNRVPNKRNNGTWFHISVMGGTLLKIPPVNETVLEGDPAFFHCMAQNPETMFVEWYKDNVSLLEMYDLLHRSTFGPDGSLTINPTQMSDLGFFKCRVRNTMNDSQDATAFLNVQYKAKVVYAPKEVYLPFGEPAVLDCHFRSNPPLTNLRWEKDGFLFDPYNVQVSDDSPWNFFRSKKNAFQGVFYKRNGSIYFEKVDDSHAGRYSCTPYNDLGSDGPSPIINVIVQRPPNIILRPKLLYVTKIGGTVEMQCDARDRDGYHTPPINWIKKDGSLLPHGRYQQNGGNLTIEDIVESDRGIYACQATNEAATVSADAEIMIENVSPRAPYNLTGNSTDTAITLRWAPGYIRQYLEYIIWYRLAEAPEWRTFKVSNKHILEATITNLQPAKEYEFMVLCQDNYGDGMFSKAFRYFTKPKEFDQPETFQDTLLQFNQIGSPLNLTVEKRSNNYQARWQPPELGLDQLRYYILRWWLEPQHKLHGSVSIPEVNYILDDLDEDELYTFQVFAVSTTNYTSGSNEVEVYVYPYRRVKVITISGVLILLLCLVVISTLLYMKRNRIKKLREAENVKI
- the LOC131681043 gene encoding protein borderless isoform X2, whose translation is MIGFEPPSTNLGRMLRYALLVVTAFGVTATFGYLEDRPPIYMEAKVGSYVILNCPVDFPKNDPIPYVLHWNKDNKPVFTLYDGILNSYETYIGRVTLLNNDLMYGKASLNLTSIRESDNGWYECKVIFPNRVPNKRNNGTWFHISVMGGTLLKIPPVNETVLEGDPAFFHCMAQNPETMFVEWYKDNVSLLEMYDLLHRSTFGPDGSLTINPTQMSDLGFFKCRVRNTMNDSQDATAFLNVQYKAKVVYAPKEVYLPFGEPAVLDCHFRSNPPLTNLRWEKDGFLFDPYNVQGVFYKRNGSIYFEKVDDSHAGRYSCTPYNDLGSDGPSPIINVIVQRPPNIILRPKLLYVTKIGGTVEMQCDARDRDGYHTPPINWIKKDGSLLPHGRYQQNGGNLTIEDIVESDRGIYACQATNEAATVSADAEIMIENVSPRAPYNLTGNSTDTAITLRWAPGYIRQYLEYIIWYRLAEAPEWRTFKVSNKHILEATITNLQPAKEYEFMVLCQDNYGDGMFSKAFRYFTKPKEFDQPETFQDTLLQFNQIGSPLNLTVEKRSNNYQARWQPPELGLDQLRYYILRWWLEPQHKLHGSVSIPEVNYILDDLDEDELYTFQVFAVSTTNYTSGSNEVEVYVYPYRRVKVITISGVLILLLCLVVISTLLYMKRNRIKKLREAENVKI